In the Pirellulales bacterium genome, one interval contains:
- a CDS encoding PDZ domain-containing protein — MHPRLLGRLCLVVYLTAPAGPLLAQAPAANAEPGYLGLIADDRNEQGQGVRVLEIVPSGPAALAGIAVKDLITAMGGQTVRDMTDLAKIIGASSAGQKLEVALVRGNEKLIKMLTLGKRPPPGERRFEQFGQIPDEQAGTAPSTARRPWLGIRAKPLSPEARDALRAPVEAGAHVTEVVADSPAARAGIRVDSVIVALGGQVVDGPATLSALVQAADLSKPQTIEYYYDGAMQRSQIQLVEIERPAASAPAGAMQETLPEPSMPEQAPADMAALQRRVTELEARLARIEEMLRSLSPQQRETDPSGGPALP; from the coding sequence ATGCATCCGCGTCTGCTCGGTCGTCTTTGCCTCGTCGTTTACCTGACCGCGCCAGCCGGCCCGTTGCTGGCGCAGGCCCCCGCCGCCAACGCCGAGCCCGGCTACCTGGGCCTGATCGCCGACGATCGGAACGAACAAGGCCAAGGCGTCCGGGTGCTCGAAATTGTCCCCTCGGGGCCCGCTGCGCTGGCCGGCATCGCCGTCAAAGACTTGATCACGGCGATGGGGGGCCAGACCGTTCGCGACATGACCGACCTGGCAAAAATCATCGGCGCATCGAGCGCCGGTCAGAAGCTCGAGGTCGCGCTGGTGCGCGGCAACGAAAAACTCATCAAGATGCTCACGCTCGGCAAGCGCCCGCCGCCCGGCGAACGCCGCTTCGAACAGTTCGGGCAGATCCCCGATGAGCAGGCGGGCACCGCGCCCAGTACCGCGCGGCGGCCGTGGCTGGGCATCCGCGCCAAACCGCTTTCGCCCGAGGCCCGAGATGCTCTGCGGGCACCTGTCGAAGCCGGCGCGCACGTGACCGAAGTCGTCGCCGATTCGCCCGCCGCGCGCGCGGGCATTCGCGTCGACTCGGTGATCGTCGCGCTGGGCGGCCAGGTGGTCGATGGCCCGGCCACGCTGAGCGCGCTGGTTCAAGCCGCCGATCTCAGCAAGCCCCAAACGATCGAGTATTACTACGACGGCGCCATGCAGCGCTCGCAGATCCAGCTCGTCGAGATCGAGCGCCCGGCAGCAAGCGCGCCGGCCGGAGCGATGCAAGAAACCCTGCCCGAGCCATCGATGCCGGAACAAGCTCCGGCTGATATGGCGGCGCTGCAACGCCGGGTGACCGAGCTCGAAGCCCGGCTAGCGCGGATTGAAGAGATGCTGCGCTCACTTTCGCCGCAGCAGCGGGAGACCGACCCCAGCGGCGGTCCCGCGCTGCCGTAA
- a CDS encoding NAD(P)H-hydrate epimerase, which yields MQVLNRHWSGEIDRRAVAEFGVSGLVLMENAGRGVVDRLEPRLLSQPAEPVVVCCGRGNNGGDGLVIARHLDLRGWPVEVLLFAEPAQLSPDAAANWAIVQRAGIQAAVLGKGFEMSGVAERLARASWIVDSLLGTGARGEPRAPAGEAIAAINAAGRPVVAVDLPSGLDCDAGFVSPRTIRAQLTCTFVALKPALVAPGAADFTGEIAVLDIGAPRRLLETIFAEAEAAAQAGAPQR from the coding sequence ATGCAAGTGCTCAATCGGCATTGGTCGGGCGAGATCGACCGCCGCGCGGTGGCCGAATTCGGCGTTTCCGGGCTCGTGCTCATGGAGAACGCCGGACGCGGCGTGGTCGACCGGCTCGAGCCGCGACTGCTCTCCCAGCCGGCGGAGCCCGTGGTGGTTTGTTGCGGCCGCGGCAACAACGGCGGCGACGGGCTGGTGATCGCCCGGCACCTCGATCTGCGAGGCTGGCCGGTCGAAGTGCTCTTGTTTGCCGAGCCAGCGCAGCTATCGCCCGACGCGGCGGCCAATTGGGCGATCGTCCAGCGTGCCGGCATCCAGGCGGCCGTGCTCGGGAAGGGGTTCGAAATGTCCGGGGTGGCCGAACGTCTGGCCCGGGCGAGCTGGATTGTCGATTCTTTGCTGGGCACCGGCGCGCGTGGCGAACCGCGTGCGCCGGCGGGGGAGGCCATTGCCGCGATAAATGCGGCTGGCCGGCCCGTCGTGGCGGTCGATCTGCCCAGTGGACTGGATTGCGACGCCGGCTTCGTCTCGCCGCGGACGATCCGCGCGCAACTGACGTGCACGTTCGTGGCGCTGAAGCCGGCGCTCGTTGCGCCCGGTGCCGCGGATTTCACCGGCGAGATTGCCGTGCTCGATATCGGCGCGCCCCGACGGTTGCTCGAAACAATCTTCGCCGAGGCCGAAGCAGCGGCGCAAGCGGGCGCACCGCAGCGCTAG
- a CDS encoding DUF4097 domain-containing protein → MCRTKHHACSRSRRHGGGLFRLLLFVGLAVWVVKGCALRPFHNERYDTIELSASGLTNLEVKSLHGEIRIEGDTAPHAAVRVMATVHAQASSQEAVQEALDAVEVITPISDDGRMLRLDWRWRDGHQRSVSVWVDYHVELPALVAVHLQTVNGQLEVNDMLAPAKLSSQNGEINVRGVRQRLDASTQNGQINVVTAAPDVHIESQNGTLDVVLLAPGPVQGEINTHNGAVEVGFGPQTACDVQCQTHNGAIDDDLELEGKKRKNRSLTGRVHGGGSELSITTHNGSITLDESDKELDEPAIDDALPKPATGQGASVPDVQSVEDTVEAVVERVAEQVERAADAVEARVEEIERHLETSIDTIQPITPAPPAAPSPPASPTAPAEPAAPTPPAPPQTPVAPMPPQAPEAPPTSEQTQPPSSFEAFWRAAGRLFAREKAN, encoded by the coding sequence ATGTGCCGTACCAAGCACCATGCCTGTTCGCGAAGCCGCCGGCACGGCGGTGGCCTGTTTCGCCTGCTCCTGTTCGTCGGACTCGCCGTGTGGGTCGTCAAGGGCTGCGCCCTGCGGCCCTTCCATAACGAGCGCTACGATACCATCGAGCTTTCGGCCAGCGGGCTGACCAACCTGGAGGTCAAGAGCCTGCACGGCGAGATTCGCATCGAGGGCGATACGGCGCCCCATGCGGCCGTCCGTGTGATGGCCACGGTCCATGCGCAAGCATCTTCGCAAGAGGCCGTCCAGGAAGCCCTCGACGCGGTCGAGGTGATTACGCCCATCTCGGACGACGGTCGCATGCTGCGTCTTGATTGGCGCTGGCGCGACGGCCATCAACGCTCGGTGAGCGTGTGGGTCGATTACCACGTCGAGCTGCCGGCACTGGTGGCCGTGCATCTGCAAACCGTCAACGGGCAGCTCGAAGTGAACGACATGCTGGCCCCGGCCAAGCTGTCTTCGCAGAACGGCGAGATCAATGTGCGCGGCGTCCGCCAGCGACTCGACGCCTCGACGCAAAACGGCCAGATTAACGTCGTTACCGCGGCGCCCGACGTCCATATCGAAAGCCAAAACGGCACGCTCGATGTGGTCCTTTTGGCCCCAGGGCCCGTGCAGGGAGAAATCAACACCCACAACGGGGCGGTTGAAGTCGGATTCGGGCCGCAGACCGCTTGCGACGTACAGTGCCAGACTCATAACGGCGCCATCGACGACGACCTCGAACTCGAAGGCAAGAAGCGCAAGAACCGATCGCTGACGGGTCGCGTCCATGGCGGCGGCAGCGAGCTATCGATCACCACGCACAACGGCTCGATCACGCTCGACGAATCGGACAAGGAGCTGGACGAGCCCGCGATCGACGATGCCTTGCCGAAACCAGCGACCGGCCAAGGCGCATCGGTTCCGGACGTGCAGAGCGTTGAAGACACGGTCGAAGCGGTCGTCGAACGTGTCGCCGAGCAAGTCGAACGCGCGGCCGACGCGGTCGAGGCCCGGGTCGAAGAGATCGAGCGCCACCTCGAGACTTCGATCGATACGATACAGCCAATCACACCGGCGCCGCCCGCAGCACCGTCTCCGCCGGCCAGTCCGACGGCCCCTGCCGAGCCTGCGGCGCCCACGCCGCCTGCGCCTCCACAAACGCCCGTTGCGCCGATGCCGCCCCAGGCACCCGAAGCGCCGCCAACGAGCGAACAAACCCAGCCGCCGTCGAGCTTCGAGGCATTTTGGCGGGCGGCGGGCCGACTTTTCGCTCGCGAGAAAGCGAACTAA
- a CDS encoding zinc ribbon domain-containing protein: MPLYEYVCQDCHNACELLVRGSERPLCPNCQSQRLEKLLSVTAAPVTGSASLPVCGTSGAPRPAGGCGAPWCGTGGCGGM; encoded by the coding sequence ATGCCGCTCTACGAATACGTCTGTCAGGACTGCCACAACGCCTGCGAACTCCTGGTGCGCGGCTCCGAACGGCCTCTCTGCCCGAATTGCCAGAGCCAGCGGCTCGAAAAGCTGTTGAGCGTCACCGCGGCGCCCGTGACGGGCAGCGCCTCGTTGCCGGTCTGCGGCACCTCGGGCGCCCCGCGCCCGGCCGGCGGCTGCGGCGCGCCGTGGTGTGGAACCGGCGGCTGCGGCGGAATGTAG
- the guaB gene encoding IMP dehydrogenase has protein sequence MDDHLGEKFLGSAITFDDVLLQPRYSTVVPAEVDVATRFTRRITLNIPLVSSPMDTVTEAEMAIALAQEGGLGVIHKNMSIAEQTGEVDKVKRSANGIIFDPVSLPPDATVGKAREVMDQKNVSGIPITAADGRLEGILTRRDLRFLETNDLRVGEVMTRQQLVTATGTVTLEEAEKILMANKVEKLLLVDEKYRLIGLITIKDIDKMRRYPLACKDRQGRLRVGAAVGVHDYERVESLISKDVDVLVVDSAHGHSANVIETVRTIKQRWDIDVVAGNVATYEGCKDLIEAGADAVKVGIGPGSICTTRVISGVGVPQITAIFQAAKAAGPTDTPIIADGGIRYSGDLTKAIAAGAHAVMIGGLFAGLAESPGEMILYQGRTFKRYRGMGSLGAMVKGSSERYRQTTQGNGKLVPEGVEGRVPFKGPLGPFAYQLVGGMRAGMGYCGCRNIEELRTKTQFIQVSPASMRESHPHDIAITQEAPNYTMEFASGDGG, from the coding sequence ATGGACGATCATCTCGGCGAAAAGTTTCTAGGCTCCGCGATCACGTTCGACGACGTGCTGTTGCAGCCGCGCTACAGCACGGTCGTCCCGGCCGAGGTCGACGTCGCCACACGGTTCACCCGGCGGATCACGCTCAACATTCCCTTGGTGAGCTCGCCAATGGACACCGTCACCGAGGCCGAGATGGCCATCGCCTTGGCCCAAGAGGGAGGTCTCGGCGTGATCCACAAGAACATGTCGATCGCCGAGCAGACGGGCGAGGTCGACAAGGTCAAACGCAGCGCCAACGGCATCATCTTCGATCCGGTCTCGCTGCCGCCCGACGCGACCGTTGGTAAGGCCCGCGAAGTGATGGACCAGAAGAACGTCTCGGGCATTCCCATCACTGCGGCCGACGGGCGGCTCGAAGGCATTCTCACGCGGCGCGACCTGAGGTTTCTCGAGACCAACGACCTGCGCGTCGGTGAAGTCATGACGCGCCAGCAGCTCGTGACAGCAACGGGGACTGTAACGCTTGAGGAAGCTGAAAAGATTCTGATGGCAAATAAGGTCGAGAAACTGCTACTGGTGGACGAAAAATACAGACTGATCGGACTGATCACGATCAAAGACATCGACAAGATGCGCCGCTACCCGCTGGCCTGCAAAGACCGGCAAGGACGGCTGCGCGTCGGAGCCGCCGTCGGTGTGCACGATTACGAACGCGTGGAGAGCCTGATCAGCAAGGATGTCGACGTGCTGGTGGTCGACAGTGCTCACGGGCACTCGGCCAACGTCATCGAGACCGTCCGCACCATCAAGCAACGCTGGGATATTGACGTCGTCGCGGGCAACGTGGCGACTTACGAAGGCTGCAAAGACCTGATCGAAGCCGGGGCCGATGCTGTCAAAGTAGGCATCGGGCCGGGGTCGATCTGTACGACCCGAGTCATTTCAGGAGTAGGCGTTCCGCAGATTACCGCGATCTTCCAGGCCGCGAAAGCCGCCGGGCCAACCGACACGCCGATCATCGCCGATGGCGGGATCCGCTACTCGGGCGACCTGACGAAGGCCATCGCCGCCGGGGCGCACGCGGTCATGATCGGAGGGTTGTTCGCCGGACTGGCCGAAAGCCCCGGCGAGATGATCCTCTACCAGGGACGAACGTTCAAACGCTATCGCGGCATGGGTTCGCTCGGCGCCATGGTCAAAGGCTCCAGCGAACGCTACCGACAGACGACGCAGGGGAACGGAAAGCTCGTGCCCGAAGGGGTCGAAGGCCGCGTGCCCTTCAAAGGACCGCTGGGACCGTTCGCCTATCAACTGGTGGGCGGGATGCGGGCCGGGATGGGCTATTGCGGCTGTCGCAACATCGAAGAGCTCCGGACCAAGACCCAGTTCATCCAGGTTTCACCGGCCAGCATGCGGGAGAGTCACCCTCATGACATTGCGATCACGCAGGAAGCGCCCAACTACACGATGGAGTTCGCCAGCGGCGACGGAGGCTAA
- a CDS encoding Dabb family protein, whose product MPRIKHAVFMRLKSDTPPAKIEQMFAVLRGLQAQIPGIEDFSGGAGCSVEGLERGHTHAFVITFADLAARDRYLPHPAHEVAKAAIIELLDGGIDGVTVMDWEDRG is encoded by the coding sequence ATGCCGCGGATCAAACATGCCGTGTTCATGCGGCTCAAGTCGGATACGCCGCCGGCCAAGATCGAGCAGATGTTCGCCGTGTTGCGCGGGCTCCAGGCCCAGATTCCTGGCATCGAGGATTTTTCCGGCGGCGCCGGCTGCAGCGTCGAGGGCCTCGAGCGCGGCCACACGCATGCCTTCGTGATCACGTTTGCCGACCTCGCGGCGCGCGATCGCTATCTCCCGCACCCGGCGCATGAAGTGGCCAAAGCCGCCATCATCGAGCTGCTTGACGGCGGCATCGACGGCGTGACCGTGATGGACTGGGAAGACCGCGGTTGA
- the selA gene encoding L-seryl-tRNA(Sec) selenium transferase translates to MQREHELDPRRAEKLRALPSVGELLANAALQPLVARLGHPAVVAAARGVLEELRRSILTAPGGTLDPAAVPQLVAARLADAELPRLRPVINATGILLHTGLGRAPLAEVAAEALVQAARDYSSVELDLFSGERSQRVAAVAGLLAELTGAEAALVVNNNAAATMLALAALAAGREVIVSRGELIEIGGSYRLPDVMAASGAVLREVGTTNKTRLADYRDAIGECTAALLAVHTSNYSVVGFTESVPLRELAALARERRLPLLHDLGSGALIDFARFGLHDEPLVTRSLREGADLVLFSGDKLLGGPQSGVLAGRGELIARIARHPMARAVRVDKLTLAALEATLRLYRNPARALSEIPLFQLLGEPLDQLRCRAAQIADTLRRADLAREVTTVDEATYLGGGSIPGQQVPTCCVAVVPRDGHVDALAQRLRTGTPAVVGRINQGRLLLDLRTVFPPQDEALAAAVASGLAPATSNGAERDRP, encoded by the coding sequence ATGCAGCGCGAGCATGAACTCGATCCGCGTCGTGCCGAAAAGTTGCGGGCGCTACCGAGCGTCGGCGAACTGCTGGCCAACGCTGCGCTGCAGCCGCTCGTTGCACGGCTCGGGCATCCGGCCGTGGTCGCCGCCGCGCGGGGCGTACTCGAGGAACTGCGCCGATCGATCCTTACGGCGCCCGGCGGCACCCTCGATCCGGCGGCCGTGCCGCAGCTCGTCGCCGCACGACTGGCGGACGCCGAGTTGCCCCGGTTGCGGCCGGTGATCAATGCGACCGGCATTTTGCTGCATACTGGCCTGGGACGCGCGCCCTTGGCTGAAGTTGCCGCGGAAGCGCTCGTGCAGGCGGCCCGCGACTACTCCAGCGTCGAGCTCGATCTGTTCAGCGGCGAGCGTTCGCAGCGCGTCGCGGCCGTCGCGGGGCTGCTGGCCGAGCTGACGGGGGCCGAAGCGGCGCTGGTCGTCAACAACAACGCCGCGGCCACGATGCTCGCACTGGCTGCCCTGGCCGCGGGGCGCGAGGTGATCGTCTCGCGCGGCGAGTTGATCGAGATCGGGGGCAGTTACCGGCTGCCCGACGTGATGGCCGCGAGCGGCGCGGTGCTGCGCGAGGTTGGCACCACCAACAAGACGCGACTGGCCGACTATCGCGACGCAATTGGCGAGTGCACTGCCGCGTTGTTGGCGGTGCATACGAGCAACTATTCGGTGGTGGGTTTCACCGAGAGCGTGCCGCTGCGCGAGCTGGCCGCGCTGGCGCGCGAGCGCCGGCTACCGCTGCTGCACGATCTCGGTTCCGGGGCCCTGATCGACTTTGCCCGATTTGGCCTGCACGACGAACCGCTTGTCACGCGCAGTCTGCGCGAAGGCGCCGATTTGGTGTTGTTCAGCGGCGACAAACTGCTCGGCGGGCCGCAAAGCGGCGTTCTCGCCGGACGCGGCGAACTGATCGCCCGTATCGCGCGGCATCCAATGGCGCGAGCGGTGCGCGTCGACAAGCTGACGCTGGCCGCGTTGGAAGCCACCCTGCGGCTGTACCGCAATCCGGCGCGGGCCCTGAGCGAGATCCCGCTGTTCCAGCTCCTCGGCGAGCCCCTGGATCAACTCCGCTGCCGCGCCGCCCAGATTGCCGACACGCTGCGCCGAGCTGACCTGGCCCGCGAAGTCACGACGGTGGACGAGGCGACCTACCTCGGCGGGGGTTCGATTCCGGGCCAGCAGGTCCCTACTTGTTGCGTGGCCGTGGTGCCGCGCGACGGGCACGTCGATGCGTTGGCCCAACGTCTGCGCACGGGCACTCCGGCCGTCGTGGGGCGCATCAACCAGGGCCGATTGCTGCTCGACCTTCGCACGGTCTTCCCGCCGCAAGACGAGGCCCTGGCCGCGGCGGTCGCCAGCGGCCTGGCTCCGGCGACGTCGAACGGCGCCGAACGCGACCGGCCCTAA
- the selB gene encoding selenocysteine-specific translation elongation factor has product MGIDLILGTAGHVDHGKTALIRALTGVDTDRLPEEKRRGITIELGFARLELGEYCLGVVDVPGHERFIRNMLTGATGIDLALLVVGADESVKAQTREHVDILRLLDTRAGVIALTKCDLVEPAWIELVEAEVRALVANSFLRAAPIVRVSSATGAGLDALRIALAEAAASAARSVVPDATAPFRMAIDRAFTVAGHGTVVTGSVASGVCRLGDELVIEPGGVAVRVRGLQNHDRPVAEVHRGQRAAVNLAGVHHDQIRRGQELATPGHLVPSRLLSVEAQVLRHAARGLQHRERLRVHVGTAEVSATVSLPQVSVLAPGERGLIQLLLAEPVVATWRQPLVLRRESPAETLGGGHVLDPGAERIPRNVPAVCAQLAALGDSDPLKRAAAAIYFRGLRCWADADLIRLVGIARPGEIVARLIESGEVLILALSPTRNLRVHREVVETYLQRIEGALMHLHAAEPLAVAVERSRLVARFAGLGDRAIVEALVDLLVARHRVRVLPKGIALASHGPRLTSNEQKLLAELVAAIRQAGLQPPTVAELQAGAKRNRDAVPQLLQLAAGQGHLVDLGGELFVHAEHEARARELLLPDLAGAGLTVSQIKDRLGISRKHAVPLCEYFDRVGFTRREGDLRRLAATPAAV; this is encoded by the coding sequence ATGGGCATCGATCTCATTCTTGGCACGGCCGGACACGTCGATCACGGCAAAACGGCGCTCATCCGGGCGTTGACCGGCGTCGACACCGATCGCCTGCCGGAAGAGAAGCGGCGCGGCATCACGATCGAACTCGGTTTCGCGCGGCTCGAGCTCGGCGAGTATTGTCTGGGAGTTGTCGATGTGCCGGGCCATGAGCGGTTCATCCGCAACATGCTCACCGGCGCGACGGGCATCGATCTGGCCCTGTTGGTCGTCGGCGCCGACGAATCGGTCAAGGCACAAACGCGCGAGCATGTCGACATCCTGCGCCTGCTCGACACGCGGGCCGGGGTGATCGCGCTGACTAAGTGCGATCTGGTTGAGCCCGCTTGGATCGAGCTGGTCGAAGCCGAGGTGCGCGCGTTGGTCGCCAATAGTTTCCTGCGCGCAGCTCCCATCGTCCGCGTTAGCAGCGCGACCGGCGCGGGCCTCGATGCTCTGCGCATCGCGCTGGCCGAGGCAGCCGCGTCGGCGGCGCGCAGCGTTGTGCCGGACGCGACCGCTCCCTTCCGGATGGCGATCGATCGCGCGTTTACCGTGGCCGGACACGGCACGGTGGTCACCGGGAGCGTAGCCAGCGGCGTCTGCCGTTTGGGCGACGAGCTGGTGATCGAACCGGGCGGCGTCGCCGTGCGCGTGCGCGGCTTGCAGAATCACGACCGGCCGGTGGCCGAAGTCCATCGCGGCCAGCGGGCCGCCGTCAACCTGGCTGGCGTTCATCACGATCAGATCCGGCGCGGGCAGGAGCTCGCCACACCGGGACACCTGGTGCCCAGCCGGCTGCTGAGCGTCGAGGCGCAAGTGTTGCGGCACGCCGCACGCGGGCTGCAACATCGCGAACGTTTGCGGGTGCACGTGGGAACCGCCGAGGTGTCGGCCACGGTGAGTTTGCCCCAGGTCAGTGTGTTGGCCCCAGGCGAGCGAGGGTTGATCCAACTGCTGCTTGCCGAACCGGTCGTGGCGACCTGGCGGCAGCCGCTGGTGCTGCGGCGCGAAAGCCCGGCCGAGACGCTCGGCGGTGGTCACGTGCTCGACCCCGGGGCCGAGCGAATTCCGCGTAATGTCCCCGCGGTTTGTGCGCAGCTCGCCGCGCTGGGCGACAGCGATCCCCTGAAACGCGCGGCGGCGGCGATTTATTTTCGCGGTTTGCGCTGCTGGGCCGACGCGGACCTGATCCGCCTGGTCGGGATTGCGCGGCCCGGCGAAATCGTCGCGCGCCTGATCGAGTCGGGCGAGGTGCTCATACTCGCCCTGTCGCCAACGCGCAATCTGCGCGTGCATCGCGAGGTGGTCGAGACGTATTTGCAGCGCATCGAGGGGGCGCTGATGCACCTGCATGCCGCCGAGCCGTTGGCCGTGGCGGTCGAGCGCAGCCGGCTGGTGGCGCGGTTTGCCGGCTTGGGCGATCGCGCGATCGTCGAGGCGCTGGTCGACCTGCTCGTCGCGCGACATCGTGTCCGTGTGCTTCCCAAGGGGATTGCGCTGGCCTCGCATGGTCCGCGGTTGACGAGCAACGAGCAGAAGCTGCTCGCCGAGTTGGTCGCAGCGATACGCCAGGCCGGACTGCAACCGCCGACGGTCGCCGAGCTGCAGGCTGGCGCCAAGCGCAATCGCGACGCCGTACCGCAACTGCTGCAATTGGCCGCAGGGCAGGGGCACCTGGTCGATCTGGGGGGAGAGCTGTTCGTGCATGCCGAACACGAGGCCCGGGCGCGCGAACTGCTCCTGCCGGATCTGGCCGGCGCCGGGTTGACGGTCAGCCAGATCAAGGATCGCTTGGGCATCAGCCGCAAGCATGCGGTACCCTTGTGTGAGTACTTCGACCGCGTGGGATTCACGCGGCGCGAGGGTGACCTGCGGCGGCTGGCCGCGACTCCCGCGGCCGTGTGA
- the selD gene encoding selenide, water dikinase SelD: MQARLPQREIVLLGAGHTHTHVLRRWRMSPLADARLTCISRFPTATYSGMLPGTLAGLYEPEAMEIDLVRLCASVGARLLCAEVTGLDVAGQRLQLANRPDVPFDVLSIGIGSVPRAEGLFDEPPAAVVPIKPMQTFLPRLHARLNDVALPGQTVKIVVVGAGVAGAEIAMGMPAYLRRHFAGRESTLTVIDRHAAPVRDLSPGAAARLARRLQRSGAQIILGRQVVAIDPDALRLDDGTRVPADVVLWATSAAAPPLLKCLSLPTDERGFLLTRPTLQTVAEAPIFAVGDCGTLAAGPAPKAGVYAVRQGPVLWENLGRLSGGLPLAAYRPQRGFLKLVSTGDGEAILDYRGWSAEGRWCWRLKDRIDRRFMSMHQDYQSPSMQDEALVARGAQPRCTGCGGKVAGRVLARTLARLEVPVRPDVLVGLDRPDDAAVLQVEPGPLLVTADFFAAFVDDPYLVGRVAAQHAASDVFASGGQPLAALALATIPPGPEARQEQLLYELLAGGLAELRGMGATLVGGHTIEGPQTTLGFTVLARAASHPRLKGHLRAGDRLVLTKPLGTGVLLAAHMQARCRAAWYAALVEMLVASNQPPSGIFERCDVAGMTDVTGFGLAGHLLEMLRSSRLAAEIYLDEVPVLPGAEELSAAGVASTLLPANRAVEAEMQVSPDRLALPRYALLFDPQTSGGLLLGVPETRVDEVVRAFTAQTGMRAAEIGRVVSRAGDAPSSTPLLTVQ; the protein is encoded by the coding sequence ATGCAAGCGCGGCTGCCGCAACGCGAGATCGTCCTGCTGGGAGCCGGCCACACCCACACGCATGTGTTGCGCCGCTGGCGGATGTCGCCGCTCGCCGACGCCCGGCTGACCTGTATCAGCCGTTTTCCAACGGCCACCTATTCGGGGATGCTGCCGGGCACGCTCGCCGGCCTGTACGAGCCGGAAGCGATGGAGATCGACCTGGTTCGGCTGTGCGCCTCGGTCGGTGCGCGGCTGCTTTGCGCCGAGGTTACCGGGCTCGACGTAGCGGGGCAGAGGTTGCAACTGGCCAATCGGCCCGATGTGCCGTTCGACGTGCTGTCGATCGGCATCGGCTCGGTTCCGCGCGCCGAGGGCCTGTTCGACGAACCGCCGGCCGCGGTCGTGCCGATCAAGCCAATGCAGACGTTTCTGCCTCGGCTGCACGCGCGTCTCAACGACGTGGCGTTGCCGGGGCAAACCGTGAAGATCGTCGTGGTTGGCGCCGGCGTGGCGGGCGCCGAGATCGCAATGGGGATGCCCGCCTACCTGCGGCGGCACTTCGCCGGCCGCGAATCGACGTTGACGGTGATCGACCGGCACGCGGCACCGGTTCGCGATCTTTCGCCGGGTGCCGCTGCCCGCCTCGCGCGCCGGCTGCAGCGCAGCGGGGCGCAAATAATCCTCGGTCGCCAGGTCGTAGCGATCGATCCCGACGCGCTGCGGCTCGACGACGGCACGCGCGTGCCGGCCGATGTGGTGCTCTGGGCCACGAGTGCGGCCGCTCCGCCATTGTTGAAGTGTTTGAGCCTGCCGACCGACGAACGCGGTTTCTTGCTGACACGGCCTACGTTGCAAACCGTGGCCGAAGCCCCCATCTTCGCCGTCGGCGATTGCGGCACGTTGGCCGCGGGGCCAGCGCCGAAGGCCGGGGTTTACGCCGTGCGGCAAGGTCCCGTGCTGTGGGAGAATCTGGGCCGTCTGTCCGGCGGCTTGCCCCTGGCGGCGTATCGCCCGCAGCGCGGGTTTCTGAAGCTGGTCTCGACCGGCGACGGCGAGGCGATTCTCGACTACCGCGGTTGGTCGGCCGAGGGCCGCTGGTGTTGGCGGCTCAAGGACCGGATCGATCGCCGCTTCATGTCGATGCATCAGGACTACCAGTCGCCCTCGATGCAAGACGAAGCCTTGGTCGCGCGCGGCGCGCAACCACGTTGCACCGGTTGCGGGGGCAAGGTTGCCGGTCGTGTACTGGCGCGCACGCTTGCGCGGCTCGAAGTACCGGTGCGTCCCGACGTCTTGGTGGGGCTGGACCGCCCCGACGATGCGGCCGTCTTGCAGGTCGAGCCGGGCCCGTTGCTCGTCACGGCGGATTTCTTTGCCGCGTTTGTCGACGATCCTTACCTGGTCGGCCGCGTGGCGGCACAACATGCGGCCAGCGACGTGTTCGCCTCGGGCGGACAGCCGCTGGCAGCATTGGCGCTGGCCACGATTCCGCCCGGCCCCGAAGCACGTCAGGAACAATTGCTCTACGAACTGCTGGCCGGAGGGCTGGCTGAGCTGCGCGGCATGGGGGCCACGCTTGTCGGCGGACACACCATCGAGGGTCCGCAGACCACGCTCGGCTTTACGGTGCTCGCTCGCGCCGCGTCCCATCCGCGGTTGAAAGGTCACCTGCGTGCCGGTGATCGGCTGGTGTTGACCAAACCGTTGGGGACCGGCGTCTTGCTCGCGGCGCACATGCAGGCCCGCTGCCGGGCCGCCTGGTATGCGGCGCTGGTCGAGATGCTGGTCGCCAGCAACCAACCCCCCAGCGGAATCTTCGAACGCTGCGATGTCGCCGGGATGACCGATGTAACGGGGTTCGGCCTCGCGGGGCACTTGCTCGAGATGCTGCGGTCCAGTCGGCTGGCGGCCGAGATCTACCTGGACGAAGTGCCCGTGCTTCCGGGCGCAGAAGAGCTCTCGGCCGCCGGAGTGGCCAGCACGCTGTTGCCTGCCAACCGTGCGGTCGAGGCCGAAATGCAGGTCTCCCCGGACCGGCTTGCCCTGCCGCGCTATGCCTTATTATTCGACCCACAAACCTCAGGTGGATTGCTGCTGGGGGTGCCCGAGACTCGGGTCGACGAGGTCGTCCGCGCGTTCACCGCGCAGACGGGCATGCGGGCCGCGGAGATCGGACGCGTCGTTTCCCGGGCCGGGGACGCCCCCTCGTCCACGCCGCTGCTGACCGTCCAGTAG